Within Lagopus muta isolate bLagMut1 chromosome 1, bLagMut1 primary, whole genome shotgun sequence, the genomic segment tattctatgattctaacagCTCTGGGCACGGCCAGGCCAGGCTGCTCTCCGACACAGGAGCCCCAGGAGGCCTTTGCAAATAGCCTTGCTTTTCATGCTGTAGAGGATTGGGTTCAATATAGGTAGGACAAAGAGGTAGACATTGGCCATGACAGCATGGCTAATAGGCGGAGCATTCCTTCCATACCGGTGCATAATGGACAGCCCAGCCAAAGGGATGTAGAAGATAAGgacagcacagaagtgagagACACGAGTGTTTAGGGCTTTGGCCCGCTCCTCCCTGGAGGCGATGCCTAGCACAGTCCTGAAGATCATGATGTAGGACAGTGCAAAGAGAATGAAGTCCAGGATTGCAACCAGCACCAAGGTTAAGCCATACAGGCTGTTCAGGGTGGCATCTGTGCACGCCAGCTGTATAATGTCCTGGTGCAGAGAGTAGGGGTGAGAAAGCGCACGTGACCTGCAGAAAGGCAGCCACGTCAGGAGGCAGATCAATGGGAGAAGCGACAGTGTGCATTGGCAGATGATCCCCACCCCAATCTGTGCTACCCTGGCACTGGTGAGGATGGAGCAGTACCCCAGT encodes:
- the LOC125695823 gene encoding LOW QUALITY PROTEIN: olfactory receptor 51M1-like (The sequence of the model RefSeq protein was modified relative to this genomic sequence to represent the inferred CDS: inserted 2 bases in 1 codon), producing MHPRNSSQAQPFLLAGLPGTAQFHHWVFLPFGLMCLLAVLGNGTILLVVRVHRQLHQPMYYFLLMLATTDLGLTLSTLPTVLRVFWLGATEISFPACLIQMFCIHPFSFMESSVLLAMAFDPXCPLGYCSILTSARVAQIGVGIICQCTLSLLPLICLLTWLPFCRSRALSHPYSLHQDIIQLACTDATLNSLYGLTLVLVAILDFILFALSYIMIFRTVLGIASREERAKALNTRVSHFCAVLIFYIPLAGLSIMHRYGRNAPPISHAVMANVYLFVLPILNPILYSMKSKAICKGLLGLLCRRAAWPGRAQSC